One window of Pleurodeles waltl isolate 20211129_DDA chromosome 3_1, aPleWal1.hap1.20221129, whole genome shotgun sequence genomic DNA carries:
- the LOC138285930 gene encoding uncharacterized protein — translation EEEEEEAEEEEEEEAEEEEEEEAEEEEEAEEEEEAEEEEEEAEVEEEEEEEEAEVEEEEEEEAEVEEEEEEEEEEFQSNFPDLFTPK, via the exons gaggaggaggaggaggaggcggaagaggaggaggaggaggaggcggaagaggaggaggaggaggaggcggaagaggaggaggaggcggaagaggaggaggaggcggaagaagaggaggaggaggcggaggtggaagaagaagaagaggaggaggaggcggaggtggaagaagaagaagaagaggaggcggaggtggaagaagaagaggaggaggaggaggaggag TTCCAAAGTAATTTTCCAGATCTCTTCACACCAAAGTAA